CGAACGGCGCATTCCAACCCGCAGACTGCCGGGTGGGCGGAGTCACGAACTCTCTTACGCGTACTGAGTCCTGTGAACGGGTCAGATGGCCCTGTCGAGGAAGACCCGGGGACTCGAAAGGCACATTCTTCGGACCACAACTCATTCACGCGCCCTCGATCAGAGTTCGAATGACGACGCGGAGAAACTCCTGGTGCGTATCGGAACGGCTGTGGGCAAGTACTGGATTTGCAAACGCACGCCCGGTCACGCCAGCGAAGCCATGGAGTGTCTCGGGGGGAGCGGTGTGATGGAGGATTCTATTCTGCCGCGCCTGTTCCGCGAGTCGCCGGTCAATGCGATCTGGGAAGGCAGTGGCAATGTGCAGTGCCTGGACATGCTGCGCGCCATGCGCCGCAGCCCGGGAGCAATCGACGCGTTCATGAACGAAGTCGAACTGGCCTCCGGCAGAGATGCCCGACTCGATCGTTTCGTCGAAGAGCTGGGCTGTGAGCTCCGAGACCAGGAGAACATCGAGTACCGTTGCAGACGCATCGTCGAGCACATGGCTCTGGCGTTCCAGGGTTCACTGCTCGTGCGAAGCGGCGACGGTGCGGTGGCCGAGGCCTTCTGCGCATCGAGGCTGACGAAGATCGACACGTGTGGAACGTATGGCGCCTTACGTGCGGGCCTGGACTGCAGGCGGATCATCCAGCGGGCAACTCCCCAGCAGTCCGCCTGATGCACTGCTAGACTTTCAGACTATTCGGCTCGTTGGCCGCTAGGCGAGGAGGAGTTCGATCATGTACGAAGGCCAGACCCATCCCGACGGAACCGTAACCGGGGCACCGATCAACGTGGACGCGCGGGCCACGTTCATCACCCGAACGTATGTGCATCTGTTCGGGGCGATCTGTGGATTTACGGCGCTCGAGGTCTACTACTTTAGCACGGGTCTGGCTGAGACCATGGCGCGGGCCATGCTCGGTACCAGTTGGCTGTTGGTGCTGGGAGCGTTCATGATCGTCGGCTGGCTCGCCAGTCGAGCTGCCAATGGATCGACTTCGAAGGGTGCACAGTACGCCGGTCTGATCGGTTTCGTCGTCGCGGAATCGATTTTTTTCGTACCGCTGTTGTTCATGGCGAACAATTTCGCACCCGGCACGATCCAGAGCGCGGCCTGGGTCACGATGGGTGGCTTCGTCGGCCTGACGGCCGTCGCCTTCATTACGCGAAAGGACTTCAGTTTTCTCCGCGGAATCGTCATGTACGGAATGATTGCCGCCCTGATCGGGATTGTTGCGAGCAGCTTGTTCGGCTTCCACCTCGGTACCTGGTTCTCGGTTGCCATGGTCGGTCTCGCGGGTGCTGCCATTCTCTACGAAACCTCGGACATCATTCGGACTTTCCCGGAAGACCGCTACGTGGGCGCATCTCTGCAGCTCTTCGCTTCGGTGGCCTTGATGTTCTGGTATGTGTTGCAGCTCTTCATGAGCCGGGACTAGCTTGCTGCGGGAAGAGCCTCGCCGATACGACTTCGATGCGAAGATGTGAGATGCTCGGAGGATGCGAGCAAGATCTCTGATCAGCCTTTTCGCGGCTTTCCTTGCGCTCTCGGCCTGCGCGATTCCGGGCCCCTCTGAGCATCTGAACGGTGACGAAGGCCAGCTGGCGCGGCTGACTCAATCTCCGTTCTTCATTCAGATGGCCGATCCACAGCTCGGGTTTGCGGGTACGCCTCTGCTTCTGGTCTTGCTCGGCTACACCTGGAATGACGATCCTACGGCCCAGGAGATTGCGCTGTTCGAGAAGGCGATCGAGCATGCCAATCGTCTGCGACCCGCCTTTGTGG
This genomic stretch from bacterium harbors:
- a CDS encoding permease, encoding MYEGQTHPDGTVTGAPINVDARATFITRTYVHLFGAICGFTALEVYYFSTGLAETMARAMLGTSWLLVLGAFMIVGWLASRAANGSTSKGAQYAGLIGFVVAESIFFVPLLFMANNFAPGTIQSAAWVTMGGFVGLTAVAFITRKDFSFLRGIVMYGMIAALIGIVASSLFGFHLGTWFSVAMVGLAGAAILYETSDIIRTFPEDRYVGASLQLFASVALMFWYVLQLFMSRD